A single genomic interval of Methylobacterium bullatum harbors:
- the petE gene encoding Plastocyanin: MQKGEFVSADGMRRITSLGLAFALVASGVAAFALHAAAAGQVYRISQKGRAFQPSALVIKKGETVQIVNDDGDLLHHAYVDSPNFRYDSGDQEPGGKAEIVFPASGTFAVLCGIHPKMKLAVRVDGN, translated from the coding sequence ATGCAAAAGGGCGAATTTGTATCGGCGGACGGCATGAGACGCATCACTTCACTCGGTCTCGCGTTCGCCCTCGTCGCAAGCGGTGTGGCCGCCTTCGCCCTCCATGCGGCGGCGGCGGGACAGGTCTACCGCATCTCGCAGAAGGGCCGGGCGTTCCAGCCGAGCGCGCTGGTGATCAAGAAGGGGGAGACCGTTCAGATCGTCAACGACGACGGCGATCTCCTGCATCACGCCTATGTGGACTCGCCGAATTTTCGCTACGATTCCGGCGATCAGGAGCCCGGCGGCAAGGCCGAGATCGTCTTCCCCGCGAGCGGGACCTTCGCCGTCCTGTGCGGCATTCACCCCAAGATGAAGCTGGCGGTCCGCGTCGACGGCAACTGA